A region of the Vibrio rumoiensis genome:
GGGACGAATTTTCTGGTATCGAACCAAACCCACAATACGACACATTGATGAAAGCGGTTGAAAAAATTCGTGCAGAAGGTTTTGATTACCTACTTGCCGTTGGTGGTGGTTCAGTGGTTGATGGTACTAAGTTCATTTCAGCCGCAGTTGGTTTTGAAGGTGATACTTGGGATATCCTGACAAAAGGAGCAGAAATCTCGAGTGCTTTGCCACTAGGTTGTATTTTAACGCTACCTGCAACTGGCTCTGAAACGAATATCGGCGCAGTAGTCACGCGTGGCAAAGACAAACTAGCCTTTATGAATCCGCTGGTTCGCCCCCAATTTGCGGTATTGGACCCACAAACGACATTAAGCCTATCAGAACGTCAAACGTCTAACGGTGTGGTTGATGCGTTTGTTCATGTCATGGAGCAATACTTAACTTATCCCGTTAACGCTAAAATCCAAGATCGTTTCGCTGAAGGTATCTTGCTTACCCTTATCGAAGAAGGTCCAAAACTGATCGATAACCTACAAGATATTGAAGCACGTACTAACGTGATGTGGGCAGCAACTCAAGCATTAAGTGGCTTAATTGGTGTCGGTGTGCCTCAAGACTGGGCAACCCACATGATTGGACATGAGCTGACGGGTAACTTCGGCGTAGATCATGGCCGTAGCTTAACCATTGTATTACCTGCAGTTATGAATGTATGTCGTGAAGAGAAGAAAGCAAAATTACTTCAATATGCAGAGCGTATCTGGAATATCACCGAAGGCTCTGATGATGCTCGTATTGATG
Encoded here:
- a CDS encoding iron-containing alcohol dehydrogenase, which translates into the protein MNNFSYQNTTQIHFGQGQIAAITNSIPKDKKILVTYGGGSIKNNGVYDQVVTALKDHTWDEFSGIEPNPQYDTLMKAVEKIRAEGFDYLLAVGGGSVVDGTKFISAAVGFEGDTWDILTKGAEISSALPLGCILTLPATGSETNIGAVVTRGKDKLAFMNPLVRPQFAVLDPQTTLSLSERQTSNGVVDAFVHVMEQYLTYPVNAKIQDRFAEGILLTLIEEGPKLIDNLQDIEARTNVMWAATQALSGLIGVGVPQDWATHMIGHELTGNFGVDHGRSLTIVLPAVMNVCREEKKAKLLQYAERIWNITEGSDDARIDAAIEKTKQFFSQMKTPVSLSEIDLAQADVDTAMTSLEAHGMTKLGEHGTLDIARSRKVLETAL